A DNA window from Pogona vitticeps strain Pit_001003342236 chromosome 2, PviZW2.1, whole genome shotgun sequence contains the following coding sequences:
- the LOC110084010 gene encoding cytochrome P450 2C23 isoform X1 yields MLDIICNRGLVGTFLSTFPLRPSFRSPRRHTQRERDGGGSGRTSAPLLLAHLHNLLIHKNAQKEKPVASRAHTLAVSGELPSKRCPAHQQALSKGLTSNNESRWRTLRQFTLSTLRDFGMGKKTMSKKVQEEAVCLVDEIATTEGQAFDLRSIIASAASNVICSVVFGNRFDYQDKHFQELLCILDNYMYFHRSFLGVVYSFIPQIMNYLPGRHKKIFADCEKLCAFIRGKVESHKENLDPQNPSDYIDCFLLRSEKEHNSPEDVFGQENLAACVFQLFVAGSGTVSFALLSLLLLMAKLPHLQEKVQKEIREVVGANRMPGTEDQLRMPFTNAIIYEVQRHIAAGLETLPRATSCHTKFRGYTIPQGTTVIPVLTSVHFDPLQWETPDKFNPGHFLDEKGQFWKRDAFMPFSAGKRACPGEALARMEIFLFFSILLQNFTFQLVGDAKNMEVSSLILEFKEKNLYPSLKAIRSSL; encoded by the exons ATGCTGGATATAATCTGTAACAGGGGCTTAGTTGGAACCTTTCTTTCCACCTTCCCTCTCAGACCATCTTTTAGATCTCcaaggagacacacacagagggagagagatggaggtGGTTCAGGCAGGACCTCTGCTCCTCTTCTGCTTGCTCATCTCCATAATCTTCTTATccataaaaatgcacaaaaagaaAAGCCAGTTGCCTCCAGGGCCCACACCCTTGCTGTTTCTGGGGAACTTCCTTCAAAAAGATGTCCTGCCCATCAACAAGCATTATCCAAAG GACTGACCAGTAACAATGAGTCAAGATGGCGGACATTGCGCCAATTCACACTTTCCACCCTGCGGGACTTTGGGATGGGGAAGAAAACAATGTCCAAGAAGGTGCAGGAGGAAGCTGTTTGCCTAGTGGATGAAATAGCAACCACAGAAG ggCAAGCGTTTGATCTGAGAAGTATCATCGCAAGTGCTGCTTCTAATGTGATCTGCTCCGTTGTCTTTGGGAATCGGTTTGACTACCAAGATAAACATTTCCAAGAACTCTTGTGCATTTTGGACAACTACATGTACTTCCATCGTAGTTTCTTGGGAGTG GTGTACAGTTTCATCCCGCAAATAATGAATTATCTGCCTGGAAGACACAAGAAGATATTTGCTGATTGTGAGAAGCTTTGTGCCTTCATCCGTGGGAAAGTGGAATCCCACAAGGAGAACCTGGATCCACAAAACCCCTCTGACTACATTGATTGCTTCCTTCTCAGGTCAGAGAAG GAACACAACTCTCCTGAAGACGTTTTCGGCCAAGAAAACCTTGCCGCGTGTGTATTTCAACTCTTTGTAGCTGGTTCAGGAACTGTTAGCTTTGCTTTGCTCTCTTTGCTCCTGCTGATGGCTAAATTGCCACACCTTCAAG AAAAAGTTCAAAAGGAGATCAGGGAGGTAGTAGGTGCCAACCGCATGCCAGGCACGGAAGATCAGCTGAGAATGCCTTTCACCAATGCCATCATTTATGAAGTTCAACGACACATTGCGGCGGGACTTGAAACTTTACCTCGTGCAACAAGTTGCCACACAAAATTCAGAGGCTACACCATCCCACAG GGCACTACTGTCATTCCAGTCCTCACATCTGTACATTTCGACCCTCTTCAGTGGGAGACTCCAGACAAGTTCAACCCAGGCCATTTTTTGGATGAGAAGGGTCAGTTCTGGAAGAGAGATGCCTTCATGCctttttcagcag ggAAGCGGGCATGCCCAGGGGAAGCACTGGCTCGGATGGAGATCTTCTTGTTCTTTAGCATTCTTCTTCAGAACTTCACCTTCCAGTTAGTTGGAGATGCCAAAAACATGGAAGTGTCATCTTTGATTTTAGAGTTCAAAGAGAAAAATCTATATCCCTCATTGAAAGCCATTAGAAGTTCATTATGA
- the LOC110084010 gene encoding cytochrome P450 2C14 isoform X2, whose translation MEVVQAGPLLLFCLLISIIFLSIKMHKKKSQLPPGPTPLLFLGNFLQKDVLPINKHYPKLVKKYGPVFTVWPGLNPVVVLCGYKTVKEALVDHAKEFDSRPVNTIGYQLTKGYGLTSNNESRWRTLRQFTLSTLRDFGMGKKTMSKKVQEEAVCLVDEIATTEGQAFDLRSIIASAASNVICSVVFGNRFDYQDKHFQELLCILDNYMYFHRSFLGVVYSFIPQIMNYLPGRHKKIFADCEKLCAFIRGKVESHKENLDPQNPSDYIDCFLLRSEKEHNSPEDVFGQENLAACVFQLFVAGSGTVSFALLSLLLLMAKLPHLQEKVQKEIREVVGANRMPGTEDQLRMPFTNAIIYEVQRHIAAGLETLPRATSCHTKFRGYTIPQGTTVIPVLTSVHFDPLQWETPDKFNPGHFLDEKGQFWKRDAFMPFSAGKRACPGEALARMEIFLFFSILLQNFTFQLVGDAKNMEVSSLILEFKEKNLYPSLKAIRSSL comes from the exons atggaggtGGTTCAGGCAGGACCTCTGCTCCTCTTCTGCTTGCTCATCTCCATAATCTTCTTATccataaaaatgcacaaaaagaaAAGCCAGTTGCCTCCAGGGCCCACACCCTTGCTGTTTCTGGGGAACTTCCTTCAAAAAGATGTCCTGCCCATCAACAAGCATTATCCAAAG CTTGTCAAGAAATATGGCCCTGTCTTCACTGTCTGGCCAGGGCTGAATCCTGTGGTTGTGCTCTGTGGATACAAGACGGTGAAAGAGGCTTTGGTGGATCATGCTAAAGAATTTGATAGTCGTCCTGTAAACACCATCGGTTATCAACTGACTAAGGGTTACG GACTGACCAGTAACAATGAGTCAAGATGGCGGACATTGCGCCAATTCACACTTTCCACCCTGCGGGACTTTGGGATGGGGAAGAAAACAATGTCCAAGAAGGTGCAGGAGGAAGCTGTTTGCCTAGTGGATGAAATAGCAACCACAGAAG ggCAAGCGTTTGATCTGAGAAGTATCATCGCAAGTGCTGCTTCTAATGTGATCTGCTCCGTTGTCTTTGGGAATCGGTTTGACTACCAAGATAAACATTTCCAAGAACTCTTGTGCATTTTGGACAACTACATGTACTTCCATCGTAGTTTCTTGGGAGTG GTGTACAGTTTCATCCCGCAAATAATGAATTATCTGCCTGGAAGACACAAGAAGATATTTGCTGATTGTGAGAAGCTTTGTGCCTTCATCCGTGGGAAAGTGGAATCCCACAAGGAGAACCTGGATCCACAAAACCCCTCTGACTACATTGATTGCTTCCTTCTCAGGTCAGAGAAG GAACACAACTCTCCTGAAGACGTTTTCGGCCAAGAAAACCTTGCCGCGTGTGTATTTCAACTCTTTGTAGCTGGTTCAGGAACTGTTAGCTTTGCTTTGCTCTCTTTGCTCCTGCTGATGGCTAAATTGCCACACCTTCAAG AAAAAGTTCAAAAGGAGATCAGGGAGGTAGTAGGTGCCAACCGCATGCCAGGCACGGAAGATCAGCTGAGAATGCCTTTCACCAATGCCATCATTTATGAAGTTCAACGACACATTGCGGCGGGACTTGAAACTTTACCTCGTGCAACAAGTTGCCACACAAAATTCAGAGGCTACACCATCCCACAG GGCACTACTGTCATTCCAGTCCTCACATCTGTACATTTCGACCCTCTTCAGTGGGAGACTCCAGACAAGTTCAACCCAGGCCATTTTTTGGATGAGAAGGGTCAGTTCTGGAAGAGAGATGCCTTCATGCctttttcagcag ggAAGCGGGCATGCCCAGGGGAAGCACTGGCTCGGATGGAGATCTTCTTGTTCTTTAGCATTCTTCTTCAGAACTTCACCTTCCAGTTAGTTGGAGATGCCAAAAACATGGAAGTGTCATCTTTGATTTTAGAGTTCAAAGAGAAAAATCTATATCCCTCATTGAAAGCCATTAGAAGTTCATTATGA
- the LOC110084010 gene encoding cytochrome P450 2C23 isoform X3, whose translation MLPHKHCTDIDHSHQSLSHGIKQSNIKQQLLPAPSLKLVKKYGPVFTVWPGLNPVVVLCGYKTVKEALVDHAKEFDSRPVNTIGYQLTKGYGLTSNNESRWRTLRQFTLSTLRDFGMGKKTMSKKVQEEAVCLVDEIATTEGQAFDLRSIIASAASNVICSVVFGNRFDYQDKHFQELLCILDNYMYFHRSFLGVVYSFIPQIMNYLPGRHKKIFADCEKLCAFIRGKVESHKENLDPQNPSDYIDCFLLRSEKEHNSPEDVFGQENLAACVFQLFVAGSGTVSFALLSLLLLMAKLPHLQEKVQKEIREVVGANRMPGTEDQLRMPFTNAIIYEVQRHIAAGLETLPRATSCHTKFRGYTIPQGTTVIPVLTSVHFDPLQWETPDKFNPGHFLDEKGQFWKRDAFMPFSAGKRACPGEALARMEIFLFFSILLQNFTFQLVGDAKNMEVSSLILEFKEKNLYPSLKAIRSSL comes from the exons ATGCTGCCACACAAACACTGCACAGACATTGACCACAGCCACCAGTCTCTCAGCCATGGCATCAAGCAGTCAAACATAAAACAGCAGCTCCTTCCTGCACCATCACTCAAG CTTGTCAAGAAATATGGCCCTGTCTTCACTGTCTGGCCAGGGCTGAATCCTGTGGTTGTGCTCTGTGGATACAAGACGGTGAAAGAGGCTTTGGTGGATCATGCTAAAGAATTTGATAGTCGTCCTGTAAACACCATCGGTTATCAACTGACTAAGGGTTACG GACTGACCAGTAACAATGAGTCAAGATGGCGGACATTGCGCCAATTCACACTTTCCACCCTGCGGGACTTTGGGATGGGGAAGAAAACAATGTCCAAGAAGGTGCAGGAGGAAGCTGTTTGCCTAGTGGATGAAATAGCAACCACAGAAG ggCAAGCGTTTGATCTGAGAAGTATCATCGCAAGTGCTGCTTCTAATGTGATCTGCTCCGTTGTCTTTGGGAATCGGTTTGACTACCAAGATAAACATTTCCAAGAACTCTTGTGCATTTTGGACAACTACATGTACTTCCATCGTAGTTTCTTGGGAGTG GTGTACAGTTTCATCCCGCAAATAATGAATTATCTGCCTGGAAGACACAAGAAGATATTTGCTGATTGTGAGAAGCTTTGTGCCTTCATCCGTGGGAAAGTGGAATCCCACAAGGAGAACCTGGATCCACAAAACCCCTCTGACTACATTGATTGCTTCCTTCTCAGGTCAGAGAAG GAACACAACTCTCCTGAAGACGTTTTCGGCCAAGAAAACCTTGCCGCGTGTGTATTTCAACTCTTTGTAGCTGGTTCAGGAACTGTTAGCTTTGCTTTGCTCTCTTTGCTCCTGCTGATGGCTAAATTGCCACACCTTCAAG AAAAAGTTCAAAAGGAGATCAGGGAGGTAGTAGGTGCCAACCGCATGCCAGGCACGGAAGATCAGCTGAGAATGCCTTTCACCAATGCCATCATTTATGAAGTTCAACGACACATTGCGGCGGGACTTGAAACTTTACCTCGTGCAACAAGTTGCCACACAAAATTCAGAGGCTACACCATCCCACAG GGCACTACTGTCATTCCAGTCCTCACATCTGTACATTTCGACCCTCTTCAGTGGGAGACTCCAGACAAGTTCAACCCAGGCCATTTTTTGGATGAGAAGGGTCAGTTCTGGAAGAGAGATGCCTTCATGCctttttcagcag ggAAGCGGGCATGCCCAGGGGAAGCACTGGCTCGGATGGAGATCTTCTTGTTCTTTAGCATTCTTCTTCAGAACTTCACCTTCCAGTTAGTTGGAGATGCCAAAAACATGGAAGTGTCATCTTTGATTTTAGAGTTCAAAGAGAAAAATCTATATCCCTCATTGAAAGCCATTAGAAGTTCATTATGA